One segment of Streptomyces sp. NBC_01463 DNA contains the following:
- a CDS encoding signal peptidase I: MNSSVYVGNAGKDAALDRGWLLGHFKDANDPRHSEDVEIKWGVHPPGDERAQWVTGEARTALLVLISGRFRVELPGRSVLLAEQGDYVVWGHGVDHSWFAEEESVVLTVRWPSVPGYKVPDASDHTGPGHPGGATTPRT; this comes from the coding sequence ATGAACAGCAGTGTGTACGTGGGAAACGCGGGCAAGGACGCGGCGCTGGACCGGGGCTGGCTGCTCGGCCACTTCAAGGACGCCAACGATCCTCGGCACAGCGAGGACGTGGAGATCAAGTGGGGTGTGCACCCGCCGGGCGACGAGCGGGCCCAGTGGGTGACCGGCGAGGCGCGCACCGCTCTGCTGGTCCTGATCAGCGGCCGTTTCCGGGTGGAGCTGCCCGGACGCAGCGTGCTCCTGGCCGAGCAGGGGGACTATGTCGTGTGGGGGCACGGCGTCGACCACTCCTGGTTCGCCGAGGAGGAGTCCGTGGTGCTGACGGTCCGCTGGCCGTCCGTGCCCGGCTACAAGGTGCCCGACGCATCCGATCACACCGGGCCGGGGCACCCCGGAGGAGCTACGACGCCGCGTACGTGA
- a CDS encoding MFS transporter produces MPTTTKIRPHVLVRASGGRRYVVALAVDALGTGLLRPFLLLYGVTVLRLSAPVTGIAMTAGVVVGLACTPGVGRWLDRGARSTVVAASMLVRVLGVVLLLVTPAGNAWLFATAALFLGIGNQAFPAAHAALVATIARGRERDVALAGGRALRNAGMGVGALVALACLAGGAAALQALAAVTGLAYLAAAALAWSVRLRARPGAAPAADGDDGPAPRMRTLLAANVVYVFCLNVPEIALPLVLVTQLDASPAWSAVIFVANTVLVVTLQVPVTVLTSRFPRRTVLSLAGVVLTASYLGFLAATSLGDGWGAPAVAAVSVVCTLGEIIYAGSATALVTVLAPAHALGRTLARFQLSTGLGLAVSPAVITALAPHGPAALWGSLAGATLVSAAAVRTD; encoded by the coding sequence ATGCCAACCACCACCAAGATCCGGCCGCACGTGCTCGTCCGGGCCTCCGGAGGCCGCCGCTATGTCGTCGCCCTGGCCGTGGACGCGCTCGGGACCGGCCTGCTGCGTCCCTTTCTGCTGCTCTACGGAGTGACCGTGCTGCGGCTGTCCGCGCCGGTCACCGGCATCGCCATGACGGCGGGCGTCGTCGTGGGCCTGGCGTGCACGCCCGGGGTGGGCCGGTGGCTGGACCGGGGCGCACGCAGCACGGTCGTGGCGGCGTCGATGCTGGTCCGGGTGCTGGGCGTGGTGCTGCTGCTGGTCACCCCGGCGGGAAACGCCTGGCTGTTCGCGACGGCGGCCCTCTTCCTCGGTATCGGCAACCAGGCGTTCCCCGCCGCCCACGCGGCCCTCGTCGCCACGATCGCCCGCGGCCGGGAACGCGACGTCGCTCTCGCGGGAGGCCGCGCCCTGCGCAACGCCGGCATGGGCGTGGGCGCGCTCGTCGCCCTGGCCTGCCTGGCGGGCGGCGCCGCCGCACTGCAGGCGCTGGCCGCCGTCACCGGGCTCGCCTATCTCGCGGCGGCGGCCCTGGCGTGGTCGGTCCGCCTCCGGGCACGTCCCGGCGCCGCCCCGGCCGCGGACGGGGACGACGGGCCCGCACCCCGGATGCGTACGCTGCTGGCCGCCAACGTGGTCTACGTCTTCTGCCTCAACGTTCCCGAGATCGCGCTCCCGCTGGTCCTGGTGACCCAGCTGGACGCCTCCCCGGCCTGGTCGGCGGTCATCTTCGTGGCGAACACGGTCCTGGTGGTCACCCTCCAGGTCCCGGTCACCGTCCTGACGTCCCGCTTCCCCCGGCGGACCGTGCTGTCCCTCGCCGGCGTCGTCCTCACCGCGTCCTACCTGGGCTTCCTCGCGGCGACCTCGCTGGGGGACGGCTGGGGTGCCCCGGCAGTCGCCGCGGTGTCCGTGGTGTGCACGCTCGGCGAGATCATCTACGCGGGCAGCGCCACCGCGCTCGTCACCGTCCTCGCCCCGGCCCACGCCCTGGGACGCACCCTGGCCCGCTTCCAGCTCTCCACGGGCCTCGGCCTCGCCGTCTCCCCGGCGGTCATCACCGCTCTCGCACCCCACGGCCCGGCAGCCCTCTGGGGCAGCCTGGCCGGAGCGACGCTCGTCTCCGCGGCCGCCGTACGGACGGACTGA
- a CDS encoding LysR family transcriptional regulator translates to MSLRQYEYALAVAEEGSVTAAAELLRVAQPSVSQQIRGLERELGVQLFARTPTGLVPTVVGRAFLREAEVAVSASRRARATARAGADDVVGELVVAAQMGFGTRQLPGALSTLRRRYPRLEVTVFEEPSSAELERLCRRGVLDLALMAACERSPADAHHLGDEEFVVVLGAGHRLLAADRVGLDALEGESWVRFDRDSALDGVLLSVARDNGLTPATAARVSQTATAVRWAAHGLGVTLVPASAVPEGYEQLVRPVLPAVSQPVIAVVRQGAGPAETALLELLRAAAWSEPEPVSPVS, encoded by the coding sequence ATGAGCCTCCGGCAGTACGAGTACGCCCTGGCCGTTGCCGAGGAGGGCTCGGTGACGGCGGCGGCGGAGCTGCTGCGCGTCGCGCAGCCGTCGGTGTCCCAGCAGATCCGCGGCCTGGAGCGGGAACTCGGCGTGCAGCTGTTCGCCCGTACGCCGACCGGGCTGGTGCCCACCGTCGTCGGCCGCGCGTTCCTGCGGGAGGCGGAGGTCGCGGTGAGCGCCTCGCGGCGGGCGCGGGCGACGGCGCGGGCCGGCGCGGACGACGTGGTGGGTGAGCTGGTGGTCGCGGCGCAGATGGGCTTCGGCACGCGGCAGTTGCCGGGTGCGCTGAGCACACTGCGGCGCCGCTACCCGCGGCTGGAGGTCACCGTCTTCGAGGAGCCGAGCTCCGCGGAGCTGGAGCGGCTGTGCCGGCGGGGCGTGCTGGACCTCGCGCTGATGGCGGCGTGCGAGCGGAGCCCCGCCGACGCCCACCACCTCGGCGACGAGGAGTTCGTCGTGGTGCTGGGCGCCGGGCACCGGCTGCTCGCCGCGGACCGGGTCGGGCTGGACGCGCTGGAGGGCGAGTCGTGGGTGAGGTTCGACCGCGACAGCGCACTGGACGGGGTGCTGCTGAGCGTGGCGCGCGACAACGGACTGACCCCGGCCACGGCCGCCCGCGTGTCCCAGACGGCGACGGCCGTGCGCTGGGCCGCCCACGGGCTGGGAGTGACCCTGGTCCCGGCCTCCGCCGTGCCCGAGGGCTACGAGCAGCTCGTCCGTCCGGTGCTCCCGGCCGTGTCCCAGCCCGTGATCGCGGTGGTCCGGCAGGGCGCGGGCCCGGCGGAGACGGCCCTGCTCGAACTCCTGCGTGCGGCGGCGTGGTCCGAGCCCGAGCCCGTCTCACCGGTGTCCTGA
- a CDS encoding helix-turn-helix domain-containing protein, whose product MTLRIDIGGLPTGRLRFTASPLAELTAMLHVLAAPAHHPRLAGWAADVRARLRPELAERLGEAEFLWRSSQADFLVPSRPGPTLAEELDGVDRIGDERYVTAALVTACGSNRVHFGTPSPLTDATARERALDLAQSRGAQQEAFAERLLADPAAVRARVRRTLEMCAEAFFDAAWAGIAAQLAADLRVKNDLLRRKGIGAALAAVSGSVTLAPDGDSIVVDKLQDKATTAHGTGVTFIPSVFGSPHLVAVHAPGWQPVVQYPVTEPGPSEPVSLETVTLRLAALAHPVRLRLLRTLARGPHTTRELAHTWGLSPPEVSRHLAALRRAGLLTAQRDGRYVRYTLDLSALTELGTDLLTAVLR is encoded by the coding sequence GTGACGTTGAGGATCGACATCGGCGGCCTGCCGACCGGGCGACTGCGGTTCACCGCCTCCCCGTTGGCCGAGCTGACCGCGATGCTGCACGTGCTGGCCGCACCCGCACATCATCCGCGGCTGGCCGGCTGGGCCGCGGACGTCCGGGCGCGGCTGCGGCCCGAGCTGGCCGAGCGGCTGGGGGAGGCGGAGTTCCTCTGGCGTTCCTCGCAGGCCGACTTCCTCGTCCCGTCCAGGCCCGGGCCCACCCTCGCCGAGGAGCTGGACGGCGTGGACCGGATCGGCGACGAACGGTACGTGACGGCCGCGCTCGTCACCGCGTGCGGCAGCAACCGGGTCCACTTCGGCACACCGTCGCCCCTGACCGACGCGACCGCGCGCGAGCGGGCCCTCGACCTGGCCCAGTCCCGCGGCGCACAGCAGGAGGCCTTCGCGGAACGGCTGCTGGCCGATCCGGCCGCGGTGCGGGCGCGTGTGCGCCGCACCCTCGAAATGTGCGCCGAGGCGTTCTTCGACGCCGCCTGGGCGGGGATCGCCGCGCAGCTCGCCGCCGATCTGCGGGTCAAGAACGACCTGCTGAGGCGCAAGGGCATCGGGGCGGCCCTCGCGGCCGTCTCCGGCTCGGTCACCCTGGCACCGGACGGCGACAGCATCGTCGTGGACAAGCTGCAGGACAAGGCGACCACCGCTCACGGCACGGGCGTCACGTTCATCCCCAGCGTCTTCGGCAGCCCGCACCTGGTGGCGGTCCACGCACCGGGGTGGCAGCCGGTGGTGCAGTACCCCGTGACCGAGCCCGGTCCGTCCGAGCCGGTGTCGCTGGAGACGGTGACGCTGCGGCTGGCGGCACTCGCGCACCCGGTCCGGCTGCGGCTGCTGCGCACCCTGGCCCGCGGCCCCCACACCACCCGCGAGCTGGCCCACACCTGGGGACTCTCACCCCCGGAGGTCTCCCGCCACCTTGCCGCCCTGCGCCGCGCGGGCCTGCTCACGGCACAACGGGACGGCCGCTACGTCCGCTACACCCTCGACCTGTCCGCCCTGACGGAGCTGGGCACCGACCTGCTCACGGCCGTACTGCGCTGA
- a CDS encoding helix-turn-helix domain-containing protein → MFGALLRHFRELAGLSQEGLGGRIGFSKSQVAMVERGQRPPKGDFVPLADAALGANGALIAAAVQLKFSSVATWFEPFAEEEAKAVARYQYESSTMPGLLQTEAHAHALHQGVCPPLDDDEIERLVAGRLARQTLLTRKPLPDISFILEISAVTRPIGGRDVHRAQLQHLLEVSELRNVHIQVMSPHRETHVGMAGPFVLLETDDRRRLAYLEVQGRNFVVSEQPQLGDLFATYGMLRTQAHGLEESRGLIKQIAEGL, encoded by the coding sequence ATGTTCGGGGCGTTGTTGCGGCATTTCCGCGAACTGGCCGGACTCTCGCAGGAGGGGTTAGGGGGCAGGATCGGGTTCTCCAAGTCGCAGGTGGCGATGGTGGAGCGGGGGCAGCGGCCGCCGAAGGGGGATTTCGTCCCACTGGCCGATGCGGCGCTCGGTGCCAACGGTGCTCTGATCGCTGCGGCGGTGCAGTTGAAGTTCAGCAGCGTGGCCACCTGGTTCGAGCCGTTCGCCGAGGAGGAAGCCAAGGCGGTGGCGCGGTACCAGTACGAGTCCAGCACCATGCCCGGCCTGCTACAGACCGAGGCGCACGCGCACGCCCTGCACCAGGGAGTCTGCCCGCCCCTCGACGATGACGAGATCGAACGACTGGTGGCCGGGCGCCTTGCACGACAGACCCTGCTGACGCGCAAGCCGCTGCCGGACATCAGCTTCATCCTGGAAATCAGCGCGGTCACTCGCCCTATCGGCGGACGAGACGTGCACCGAGCGCAGCTTCAGCACCTTCTTGAAGTGAGCGAGTTGCGGAATGTGCACATCCAGGTGATGTCTCCCCACCGGGAGACGCACGTCGGAATGGCCGGACCCTTCGTGCTGCTGGAGACCGACGACCGGCGACGGCTGGCGTATCTGGAGGTGCAGGGACGGAACTTCGTTGTCAGTGAACAACCCCAACTGGGAGACTTGTTTGCGACGTATGGCATGCTCCGGACCCAGGCTCACGGGCTTGAAGAGTCGCGTGGGCTGATCAAGCAGATAGCAGAAGGACTATGA
- a CDS encoding DoxX family protein — MILLTVATVACVVANAFIAIADYARAPFVLANSAGVGVPPAAVPYLATLKLAGAVGLAVGLLGVPWLGLAAGIGLTVFFVGAVLAHVRARVFRNIAFPGGYLLLAVAATAYFAIKL; from the coding sequence ATGATCCTACTGACCGTCGCCACTGTTGCGTGCGTCGTCGCGAACGCGTTCATCGCGATCGCGGACTACGCGCGGGCACCCTTCGTACTCGCGAACTCCGCGGGGGTCGGAGTACCGCCGGCCGCGGTGCCCTACCTGGCCACCCTCAAACTCGCGGGCGCCGTCGGCCTCGCCGTCGGGCTTCTCGGGGTGCCCTGGCTGGGCCTTGCGGCAGGAATCGGCCTCACCGTGTTCTTCGTCGGCGCGGTCCTGGCCCACGTCCGCGCGCGTGTCTTCCGGAACATCGCGTTCCCGGGCGGCTACCTGCTGCTCGCGGTCGCCGCCACCGCCTATTTCGCGATCAAGCTCTGA
- a CDS encoding sigma-70 family RNA polymerase sigma factor, with amino-acid sequence MPITVEEFETARPHLLSAAHRMLGSAHDAQDAVQTAWLRAMAARSSPPIENPSAWLTTVTARICLDELRARRRRNEAPLLADAVPAAELAADEAVLRTEDVSRALMVLLNQLTPPQRVAYVLHDLFSVPFDRIAHVLDGTVSGAKKHASRARQRLGGTPHAPERDGRADREIPDPEIVEAFLAAARTGDTRRMLQLLAPDSVRDADAALLPRGARSLVVGAVDIATETVHFRDRIQALCTLALDDRPVYVIAPGGHPLATIEFRTAGPKVTRITLRSARIDDRFTAALPSATA; translated from the coding sequence ATGCCGATCACGGTCGAGGAATTCGAGACCGCACGACCGCATCTGCTGTCGGCTGCCCACCGCATGCTCGGCTCGGCCCATGACGCCCAGGACGCCGTCCAGACGGCGTGGCTGCGGGCCATGGCCGCCCGGTCGTCACCGCCGATCGAGAACCCGTCGGCGTGGCTCACGACGGTCACCGCCAGGATCTGCCTGGACGAGCTGCGCGCCCGGCGCCGTCGTAACGAGGCGCCACTGCTCGCGGACGCCGTCCCGGCCGCGGAACTGGCCGCCGACGAGGCGGTCCTCCGCACGGAGGACGTCTCCCGGGCGCTCATGGTCCTGTTGAACCAGCTGACCCCGCCCCAGCGGGTTGCCTACGTTCTGCACGACCTGTTCTCCGTGCCGTTCGACCGGATCGCTCACGTACTGGACGGGACCGTGTCCGGTGCCAAGAAGCACGCCAGCAGGGCCCGGCAACGCCTCGGCGGAACCCCGCACGCCCCGGAGCGGGACGGTCGCGCGGACCGGGAGATCCCGGACCCGGAAATCGTCGAAGCCTTCCTGGCGGCGGCCCGGACCGGGGACACCCGCAGGATGCTCCAGTTACTCGCGCCCGACAGCGTCCGCGACGCCGACGCCGCGCTCCTGCCTCGCGGCGCCCGCAGCCTCGTCGTCGGTGCCGTCGACATCGCCACCGAGACCGTGCACTTCCGCGACCGCATTCAGGCGCTCTGCACGCTCGCCCTCGACGACCGGCCGGTGTACGTCATCGCCCCCGGAGGCCATCCCCTCGCCACGATCGAGTTCAGGACGGCCGGACCGAAGGTCACTAGGATCACGCTGCGGTCGGCACGAATCGACGACCGTTTCACGGCCGCTCTGCCGTCAGCAACCGCTTGA
- a CDS encoding SDR family oxidoreductase, whose protein sequence is MTTIGIESGTRELAGKRALVTGGSRGIGAAVVRRLLDAGAQVLTTARSATDTVPEGASFVAADVRTRAGAEALAVSVQDVLGGVDVIVHNAGGAQPYQGSAAIPDEAWQEALELNFLASVRLDALLVPEMRERRSGAIVHISSAAVPATPPPFLHYTAAKAALENYSRGLASELAPSGIRVNTVTPGRVATPGGEATREQWARLDPAQSQEVTAVPLGRDGRPDDIAQAVLFLVSDRASWVTGSDLVVDGGEFPRG, encoded by the coding sequence ATGACCACGATCGGAATCGAATCGGGAACGCGTGAACTAGCCGGAAAGCGGGCCCTGGTCACAGGTGGTTCCCGCGGCATCGGGGCGGCCGTCGTGCGCCGGCTCCTCGATGCGGGTGCCCAGGTGCTCACGACCGCCAGGTCGGCGACGGACACGGTGCCGGAGGGGGCCTCCTTCGTGGCGGCGGACGTCCGGACGCGGGCCGGTGCGGAGGCGCTCGCCGTGAGCGTTCAGGACGTGCTCGGCGGGGTGGACGTCATCGTGCACAACGCGGGTGGGGCGCAGCCGTACCAGGGCTCTGCGGCCATTCCCGACGAGGCGTGGCAGGAGGCGCTGGAGCTGAACTTCCTGGCGTCGGTACGGCTCGACGCGCTGCTGGTGCCGGAGATGCGGGAACGCCGTTCGGGGGCGATCGTGCACATCTCCTCGGCCGCGGTGCCGGCCACTCCCCCGCCGTTCCTGCACTACACGGCCGCGAAGGCCGCGCTGGAGAACTACAGCCGGGGGCTGGCATCAGAGCTGGCTCCGTCGGGAATCCGGGTCAACACCGTGACCCCGGGCCGTGTCGCCACCCCGGGCGGCGAGGCGACGCGGGAGCAGTGGGCCCGGCTGGACCCCGCGCAGAGCCAGGAGGTCACCGCCGTGCCGCTGGGGCGCGACGGCCGGCCCGACGACATCGCCCAGGCGGTGCTGTTCCTCGTGTCCGACCGGGCGAGCTGGGTGACCGGAAGTGATCTCGTGGTGGACGGTGGTGAGTTCCCCCGGGGCTGA
- a CDS encoding dihydrofolate reductase family protein has protein sequence MTVAYTFDIFSSLDGYGAAGGDWTGYWGKQGPELLDHRLALYAEEQRMVLGAHTYRAFAEMLASSTADSDVRDPWVTRMRSLPATVVSTTLEEPLDWPDAQVVSGDAVDVVARLKEESPVPLRSHGSLSMNRALMAAGLVDRVQVTLFPVITGRTGLEPIFRGAADFDLELIEQRTLDGSIQELVYRPALHA, from the coding sequence ATGACCGTCGCCTACACCTTCGACATCTTCTCCAGCCTCGACGGCTACGGCGCCGCCGGCGGCGACTGGACCGGCTACTGGGGCAAACAGGGCCCCGAGCTCCTCGACCACCGCCTCGCGCTGTACGCCGAGGAGCAGCGGATGGTCCTCGGGGCCCACACGTACCGCGCGTTCGCGGAGATGCTGGCGTCGAGCACCGCGGACTCCGATGTGCGTGACCCGTGGGTCACCCGGATGCGGAGCCTCCCGGCCACCGTGGTGTCGACCACGCTGGAGGAGCCCCTCGACTGGCCGGACGCGCAGGTCGTGAGCGGCGACGCCGTCGATGTCGTCGCCCGGCTCAAGGAGGAGTCCCCGGTGCCGTTGCGCTCGCACGGCAGCCTGTCGATGAACCGGGCCCTGATGGCCGCCGGTCTGGTGGACCGCGTCCAGGTGACGCTCTTCCCCGTGATCACCGGCCGGACCGGTCTGGAGCCGATCTTCCGGGGCGCGGCCGACTTCGACCTCGAACTCATCGAGCAGCGGACCCTCGACGGCAGCATCCAGGAGCTCGTCTACCGTCCCGCCCTGCACGCCTGA
- a CDS encoding endonuclease/exonuclease/phosphatase family protein encodes MGRADRADRSGGGATPVTDGAGSRVPGRRAARWARTGSAWTRGRVLAAVAALTALLLAFPRVLPNRPGHLGSLLEAFLPWLGLAVVPLLVLALLRRSFTALLALLLPVAAWAYAFGGLFLAGPGPAEGDLVVVQHNVSDVNTDPAGTARTLAAAGPDLIALEELVPVALPAYEKALAPEYRFHEVRGTVGIWSKHPLSDTRVVDIRPRGIEGGWSRGLRTVVHTPRGEVAAYVAHLPSIRLGARGFASSWRDESAHLLGRAVAAETVAKVIVLGDLNSTVDDRGLNPLTSQLNVSERGFAFSFPASFPLARIDQILARSATVGRIHTLPATGSDHLPITARITLG; translated from the coding sequence GTGGGCCGGGCCGACCGGGCGGATCGGTCGGGCGGTGGCGCGACTCCGGTGACGGACGGCGCGGGGTCGCGTGTGCCGGGACGGCGGGCGGCGCGGTGGGCGCGGACCGGGTCGGCCTGGACACGGGGACGGGTGCTTGCCGCGGTCGCGGCGCTGACGGCGCTGCTGCTCGCGTTCCCCCGGGTGCTGCCGAACCGGCCCGGCCACCTGGGCAGTCTGCTGGAGGCGTTCCTGCCCTGGCTGGGCCTGGCCGTCGTCCCCCTCCTCGTCCTGGCCCTGCTGCGCCGCTCGTTCACCGCCCTGCTGGCGCTGCTGCTGCCGGTGGCGGCCTGGGCGTACGCGTTCGGCGGGCTGTTCCTCGCCGGGCCGGGGCCCGCCGAGGGCGACCTGGTCGTGGTGCAGCACAACGTGAGCGATGTGAACACGGACCCGGCGGGCACGGCCCGTACCCTGGCCGCGGCCGGACCCGACCTCATCGCGCTGGAGGAACTGGTCCCGGTGGCGCTTCCGGCGTACGAGAAGGCGCTCGCCCCGGAGTACCGCTTCCACGAGGTCCGGGGAACCGTCGGGATCTGGTCGAAGCACCCGCTGTCCGATACGCGCGTGGTGGACATCAGGCCCAGGGGGATCGAGGGGGGCTGGAGCCGCGGTCTGCGCACCGTGGTCCACACCCCGCGCGGCGAAGTCGCCGCCTACGTGGCCCACTTGCCGTCGATCCGGCTGGGAGCGCGAGGCTTCGCCTCCTCCTGGCGGGACGAGAGCGCCCATCTGCTGGGCCGGGCCGTGGCCGCCGAGACGGTCGCCAAGGTGATCGTGCTGGGCGACCTGAACAGCACGGTGGACGACCGCGGCCTGAACCCGCTCACCTCTCAGCTGAACGTGTCGGAACGCGGTTTCGCGTTCAGCTTCCCCGCGTCCTTCCCGCTGGCCCGGATCGACCAGATCCTGGCCCGCTCGGCGACGGTCGGCCGTATCCACACCCTCCCGGCCACGGGCAGTGACCATCTGCCGATCACGGCCCGGATCACGCTGGGCTGA
- a CDS encoding VOC family protein: MTSRFTELTVDCHDPEILAAFWCEVLGFNVIDRSEDKVEISSWEPTVEDIQARQMPPTLHFIRVPEGRTVVKNRLHLDVSPIDCSTQDEVTRLLGLGATHADVGQGSDRSWVVMADPEGNEFCVVRTLAPAPAPAPQK; this comes from the coding sequence ATGACCAGCAGATTCACCGAGTTGACCGTTGACTGCCACGACCCCGAGATACTCGCCGCCTTCTGGTGCGAGGTCCTTGGATTCAACGTGATCGACCGGAGCGAGGACAAGGTCGAGATCAGCTCCTGGGAGCCGACCGTCGAGGACATCCAGGCCCGTCAGATGCCGCCCACTCTTCACTTCATCCGGGTGCCCGAGGGCAGGACGGTGGTGAAGAACAGACTGCACCTCGACGTCAGCCCGATCGACTGCAGCACCCAGGACGAGGTGACCAGGCTCCTCGGCCTCGGCGCCACGCATGCAGATGTGGGCCAGGGCTCGGACCGTAGCTGGGTGGTCATGGCGGACCCCGAGGGAAACGAGTTCTGCGTCGTGCGCACGCTGGCACCGGCACCGGCACCGGCACCGCAGAAATAG
- the hemC gene encoding hydroxymethylbilane synthase translates to MAADLVRIVSRDSPMALAQVERVRAELAALYPDVRTEVVPVKTTGDKWMGDLALVEGKGAFTKEVDQALLAGDADLAVHCVKDIPADRPLPAGTTFAAFLKRDDVRDALIHPDGLHLDQLPPGTRIGTSSVRRIAQLAASHPHLDCVPMRGNANRRLEKLAAGDADALLLAVSGLERIGRTDVISEILTPEVMCPPIGAGILALQCREGDTALIDRVSALGDPATHREATAERMFLHVLQGHCNSPIAGYAQVEGNGELTLRTKVFTPDGKTVLNAHEWAGRLDPATLGTSVAVALLRQGARDLIDGIAH, encoded by the coding sequence ATGGCCGCTGATCTCGTTCGTATCGTGTCCCGTGATTCGCCCATGGCGCTCGCTCAGGTCGAGCGCGTACGCGCCGAGCTGGCCGCGCTGTACCCCGACGTCCGCACCGAGGTCGTCCCGGTGAAGACGACCGGCGACAAGTGGATGGGCGACCTGGCCCTGGTCGAGGGGAAGGGCGCGTTCACCAAGGAGGTCGACCAGGCACTGCTCGCCGGTGACGCCGATCTCGCGGTGCACTGCGTCAAGGACATCCCGGCCGACCGGCCCCTGCCCGCCGGTACGACGTTCGCGGCGTTCCTCAAGCGCGACGACGTCCGGGACGCGCTCATCCACCCGGACGGCCTGCACCTCGACCAGCTCCCGCCGGGCACCCGGATCGGCACCTCGTCCGTCCGGCGCATCGCCCAGCTCGCCGCCTCCCACCCGCATCTGGACTGCGTACCGATGCGGGGCAACGCCAACCGGCGCCTGGAGAAGCTCGCCGCGGGGGACGCCGATGCGCTGCTCCTGGCCGTATCCGGTCTGGAACGCATCGGGCGCACCGACGTGATCTCCGAGATCCTGACGCCCGAGGTGATGTGCCCGCCCATCGGTGCGGGGATCCTGGCGCTTCAGTGCCGTGAGGGCGACACCGCGCTCATCGACCGCGTGAGCGCCCTCGGCGATCCCGCCACGCACCGCGAGGCAACGGCCGAGCGCATGTTCCTGCACGTTCTCCAAGGGCACTGCAACAGCCCGATCGCCGGGTACGCGCAGGTCGAGGGGAACGGCGAACTCACCCTGCGGACCAAGGTCTTCACCCCGGACGGGAAGACCGTCCTGAACGCCCACGAGTGGGCCGGACGCCTCGACCCCGCCACCCTCGGCACCTCGGTCGCCGTCGCCCTCCTGCGCCAGGGCGCCCGGGACCTGATCGACGGGATCGCTCACTAG
- a CDS encoding DUF4406 domain-containing protein yields MPSPRPLTAEEKLAEAKKLLSLPRIVVICGSTRFMAQMNEADLRETKAGRIVVKPGCDMKSPHELRSDPVEAEALKLRLDDLHRAKIRLADEVLVVGDYIGDSTRAEIAYARSLGRPVRFTHPEVDPDA; encoded by the coding sequence GTGCCATCCCCGCGACCGCTCACCGCCGAGGAGAAGCTCGCCGAAGCGAAGAAGCTGTTGAGCCTCCCTCGGATCGTCGTGATCTGCGGTTCGACCCGCTTCATGGCCCAGATGAACGAGGCCGATCTGCGGGAGACCAAGGCCGGAAGGATTGTCGTCAAACCGGGCTGCGACATGAAGTCGCCGCACGAACTCCGGTCCGATCCCGTCGAGGCCGAGGCACTGAAGCTCCGGCTCGACGATCTGCACCGGGCGAAGATCCGGCTCGCTGACGAGGTACTCGTGGTCGGTGACTACATCGGCGACAGCACGCGGGCCGAAATCGCCTACGCCCGGTCGCTGGGCAGGCCCGTGCGGTTCACGCACCCCGAAGTCGACCCCGACGCCTGA
- a CDS encoding DUF397 domain-containing protein produces MSTDLKWFKSSYSAPNGGDCVEVATCPHTIHVRDSKDLTVPALALSPAAWSRFLTYAAS; encoded by the coding sequence ATGAGCACTGACCTGAAGTGGTTCAAGAGCAGCTACAGCGCCCCGAACGGCGGCGACTGCGTAGAGGTCGCCACCTGCCCCCACACCATCCACGTCCGCGACTCCAAGGACCTCACCGTCCCCGCGCTCGCGCTCTCCCCCGCCGCCTGGTCGCGCTTCCTCACGTACGCGGCGTCGTAG